In Dendropsophus ebraccatus isolate aDenEbr1 chromosome 14, aDenEbr1.pat, whole genome shotgun sequence, the following proteins share a genomic window:
- the LOC138772298 gene encoding spore coat assembly protein ExsA-like isoform X6, which yields MAAQTRPFPTDNDELPNVTELPKSDNKELPEMTPIPDYDEIPATPLPDADYQELQTVTPVPDDDEFLTTTAPECDNEEIPTPLPEPVYNEEIPTISAEPAGNEEIPTVTTDPDYDESPIMTPEPVDYDELQTVTPIPVVEYDEIPAMTPDLADNDEIPTMTPAPLPDYDEIQTMTPVLDHDDIPAMIFDPSGHDELPKMTPSAADSEGSSSPAATSPASPSPPAGDISILADKIEAKFMEIKSEMEEQNKIIFIAIVSISTIFLLFIIAAVITMAKLFRTKPKEQTDV from the exons ATGGCAGCACAGACACGCCCATTCCCCACCGATAATGACG AATTACCGAATGTGACAGAATTACCTAAGTCAGACAATAAAG AATTACCAGAAATGACCCCTATACCGGACTATGACG AAATACCAGCAACTCCTTTACCTGATGCAGACTATCAAG AATTACAGACAGTGACACCTGTACCTGATGATGACG AATTCTTGACAACTACTGCACCTGAGTGTGACAATGAGG AAATACCAACTCCTTTACCTGAACCAGTATACAATGAAG aaATACCAACAATATCTGCTGAACCAGCAGGCAATGAAG AAATACCAACAGTGACAACTGATCCAGATTATGACG aatcCCCTATAATGACTCCTGAACCAGTGGATTATGATG AATTACAGACAGTGACTCCTATACCTGTAGTGGAGTATGATG AAATACCAGCAATGACTCCTGATCTGGCAGACAATGATG AAATTCCAACAATGACACCTGCACCTTTACCGGACTATGACG AAATTCAGACAATGACACCTGTACTGGACCATGATG ataTACCAGCTATGATTTTTGATCCATCAGGACATGACG AACTACCAAAAATGACACCGTCTGCTGCTGATAGTGAGG GCTCGAGCTCACCAGCAGCAACGTCTCCGGCATCACCATCTCCACCGGCGGGCGACATTTCCATCCTTGCAG ATAAAATCGAAGCCAAATTTATGGAAATTAAATCCGAAATGGAAGAGCAAAATAAGATCATCTTTATTGCTATTGTATCCATCTCCACCATCTTCTTGCTCTTCATCATCGCTGCTGTGATCACTATGGCAAAACTATTCAGGACCAAACC aaAAGAACAAACCGACGTATAA
- the LOC138772298 gene encoding uncharacterized protein isoform X4, producing MISGSTGRPIAGRTNGYYINHGHVTHGGVDKVPAVTGMAAQTRPFPTDNDELPNVTELPKSDNKELPEMTPIPDYDEIPATPLPDADYQELQTVTPVPDDDEFLTTTAPECDNEEIPTPLPEPVYNEEIPTVTTDPDYDESPIMTPEPVDYDELQTVTPIPVVEYDEIPAMTPDLADNDEIPTMTPAPLPDYDEIQTMTPVLDHDDIPAMIFDPSGHDELPKMTPSAADSEGSSSPAATSPASPSPPAGDISILADKIEAKFMEIKSEMEEQNKIIFIAIVSISTIFLLFIIAAVITMAKLFRTKPKEQTDV from the exons ATGATAAGTGGCTCAACAGGACGCCCTATAGCAG GACGGACCAATGGATATTACATAAACCATGGACATGTGACACACGGCGGGGTCG ACAAGGTTCCCGCTGTTACCGGGATGGCAGCACAGACACGCCCATTCCCCACCGATAATGACG AATTACCGAATGTGACAGAATTACCTAAGTCAGACAATAAAG AATTACCAGAAATGACCCCTATACCGGACTATGACG AAATACCAGCAACTCCTTTACCTGATGCAGACTATCAAG AATTACAGACAGTGACACCTGTACCTGATGATGACG AATTCTTGACAACTACTGCACCTGAGTGTGACAATGAGG AAATACCAACTCCTTTACCTGAACCAGTATACAATGAAG AAATACCAACAGTGACAACTGATCCAGATTATGACG aatcCCCTATAATGACTCCTGAACCAGTGGATTATGATG AATTACAGACAGTGACTCCTATACCTGTAGTGGAGTATGATG AAATACCAGCAATGACTCCTGATCTGGCAGACAATGATG AAATTCCAACAATGACACCTGCACCTTTACCGGACTATGACG AAATTCAGACAATGACACCTGTACTGGACCATGATG ataTACCAGCTATGATTTTTGATCCATCAGGACATGACG AACTACCAAAAATGACACCGTCTGCTGCTGATAGTGAGG GCTCGAGCTCACCAGCAGCAACGTCTCCGGCATCACCATCTCCACCGGCGGGCGACATTTCCATCCTTGCAG ATAAAATCGAAGCCAAATTTATGGAAATTAAATCCGAAATGGAAGAGCAAAATAAGATCATCTTTATTGCTATTGTATCCATCTCCACCATCTTCTTGCTCTTCATCATCGCTGCTGTGATCACTATGGCAAAACTATTCAGGACCAAACC aaAAGAACAAACCGACGTATAA
- the LOC138772298 gene encoding spore coat assembly protein ExsA-like isoform X2, whose translation MFGRTNGYYINHGHVTHGGVDKVPAVTGMAAQTRPFPTDNDELPNVTELPKSDNKELPEMTPIPDYDEIPATPLPDADYQELQTVTPVPDDDEFLTTTAPECDNEEIPTPLPEPVYNEEIPTISAEPAGNEEIPTVTTDPDYDESPIMTPEPVDYDELQTVTPIPVVEYDEIPAMTPDLADNDEIPTMTPAPLPDYDEIQTMTPVLDHDDIPAMIFDPSGHDELPKMTPSAADSEGSSSPAATSPASPSPPAGDISILADKIEAKFMEIKSEMEEQNKIIFIAIVSISTIFLLFIIAAVITMAKLFRTKPKEQTDV comes from the exons atgtttg GACGGACCAATGGATATTACATAAACCATGGACATGTGACACACGGCGGGGTCG ACAAGGTTCCCGCTGTTACCGGGATGGCAGCACAGACACGCCCATTCCCCACCGATAATGACG AATTACCGAATGTGACAGAATTACCTAAGTCAGACAATAAAG AATTACCAGAAATGACCCCTATACCGGACTATGACG AAATACCAGCAACTCCTTTACCTGATGCAGACTATCAAG AATTACAGACAGTGACACCTGTACCTGATGATGACG AATTCTTGACAACTACTGCACCTGAGTGTGACAATGAGG AAATACCAACTCCTTTACCTGAACCAGTATACAATGAAG aaATACCAACAATATCTGCTGAACCAGCAGGCAATGAAG AAATACCAACAGTGACAACTGATCCAGATTATGACG aatcCCCTATAATGACTCCTGAACCAGTGGATTATGATG AATTACAGACAGTGACTCCTATACCTGTAGTGGAGTATGATG AAATACCAGCAATGACTCCTGATCTGGCAGACAATGATG AAATTCCAACAATGACACCTGCACCTTTACCGGACTATGACG AAATTCAGACAATGACACCTGTACTGGACCATGATG ataTACCAGCTATGATTTTTGATCCATCAGGACATGACG AACTACCAAAAATGACACCGTCTGCTGCTGATAGTGAGG GCTCGAGCTCACCAGCAGCAACGTCTCCGGCATCACCATCTCCACCGGCGGGCGACATTTCCATCCTTGCAG ATAAAATCGAAGCCAAATTTATGGAAATTAAATCCGAAATGGAAGAGCAAAATAAGATCATCTTTATTGCTATTGTATCCATCTCCACCATCTTCTTGCTCTTCATCATCGCTGCTGTGATCACTATGGCAAAACTATTCAGGACCAAACC aaAAGAACAAACCGACGTATAA
- the LOC138772298 gene encoding uncharacterized protein isoform X5, translated as MISGSTGRPIAGRTNGYYINHGHVTHGGVDKVPAVTGMAAQTRPFPTDNDELPNVTELPKSDNKELPEMTPIPDYDEIPATPLPDADYQELQTVTPVPDDDEFLTTTAPECDNEEIPTPLPEPVYNEEIPTISAEPAGNEEIPTVTTDPDYDESPIMTPEPVDYDEIPAMTPDLADNDEIPTMTPAPLPDYDEIQTMTPVLDHDDIPAMIFDPSGHDELPKMTPSAADSEGSSSPAATSPASPSPPAGDISILADKIEAKFMEIKSEMEEQNKIIFIAIVSISTIFLLFIIAAVITMAKLFRTKPKEQTDV; from the exons ATGATAAGTGGCTCAACAGGACGCCCTATAGCAG GACGGACCAATGGATATTACATAAACCATGGACATGTGACACACGGCGGGGTCG ACAAGGTTCCCGCTGTTACCGGGATGGCAGCACAGACACGCCCATTCCCCACCGATAATGACG AATTACCGAATGTGACAGAATTACCTAAGTCAGACAATAAAG AATTACCAGAAATGACCCCTATACCGGACTATGACG AAATACCAGCAACTCCTTTACCTGATGCAGACTATCAAG AATTACAGACAGTGACACCTGTACCTGATGATGACG AATTCTTGACAACTACTGCACCTGAGTGTGACAATGAGG AAATACCAACTCCTTTACCTGAACCAGTATACAATGAAG aaATACCAACAATATCTGCTGAACCAGCAGGCAATGAAG AAATACCAACAGTGACAACTGATCCAGATTATGACG aatcCCCTATAATGACTCCTGAACCAGTGGATTATGATG AAATACCAGCAATGACTCCTGATCTGGCAGACAATGATG AAATTCCAACAATGACACCTGCACCTTTACCGGACTATGACG AAATTCAGACAATGACACCTGTACTGGACCATGATG ataTACCAGCTATGATTTTTGATCCATCAGGACATGACG AACTACCAAAAATGACACCGTCTGCTGCTGATAGTGAGG GCTCGAGCTCACCAGCAGCAACGTCTCCGGCATCACCATCTCCACCGGCGGGCGACATTTCCATCCTTGCAG ATAAAATCGAAGCCAAATTTATGGAAATTAAATCCGAAATGGAAGAGCAAAATAAGATCATCTTTATTGCTATTGTATCCATCTCCACCATCTTCTTGCTCTTCATCATCGCTGCTGTGATCACTATGGCAAAACTATTCAGGACCAAACC aaAAGAACAAACCGACGTATAA
- the LOC138772298 gene encoding spore coat assembly protein ExsA-like isoform X3 yields MISGSTGRPIAGRTNGYYINHGHVTHGGVDKVPAVTGMAAQTRPFPTDNDELPNVTELPKSDNKELPEMTPIPDYDEIPATPLPDADYQELQTVTPVPDDDEFLTTTAPECDNEEIPTPLPEPVYNEEIPTISAEPAGNEEIPTVTTDPDYDESPIMTPEPVDYDELQTVTPIPVVEYDEIPTMTPAPLPDYDEIQTMTPVLDHDDIPAMIFDPSGHDELPKMTPSAADSEGSSSPAATSPASPSPPAGDISILADKIEAKFMEIKSEMEEQNKIIFIAIVSISTIFLLFIIAAVITMAKLFRTKPKEQTDV; encoded by the exons ATGATAAGTGGCTCAACAGGACGCCCTATAGCAG GACGGACCAATGGATATTACATAAACCATGGACATGTGACACACGGCGGGGTCG ACAAGGTTCCCGCTGTTACCGGGATGGCAGCACAGACACGCCCATTCCCCACCGATAATGACG AATTACCGAATGTGACAGAATTACCTAAGTCAGACAATAAAG AATTACCAGAAATGACCCCTATACCGGACTATGACG AAATACCAGCAACTCCTTTACCTGATGCAGACTATCAAG AATTACAGACAGTGACACCTGTACCTGATGATGACG AATTCTTGACAACTACTGCACCTGAGTGTGACAATGAGG AAATACCAACTCCTTTACCTGAACCAGTATACAATGAAG aaATACCAACAATATCTGCTGAACCAGCAGGCAATGAAG AAATACCAACAGTGACAACTGATCCAGATTATGACG aatcCCCTATAATGACTCCTGAACCAGTGGATTATGATG AATTACAGACAGTGACTCCTATACCTGTAGTGGAGTATGATG AAATTCCAACAATGACACCTGCACCTTTACCGGACTATGACG AAATTCAGACAATGACACCTGTACTGGACCATGATG ataTACCAGCTATGATTTTTGATCCATCAGGACATGACG AACTACCAAAAATGACACCGTCTGCTGCTGATAGTGAGG GCTCGAGCTCACCAGCAGCAACGTCTCCGGCATCACCATCTCCACCGGCGGGCGACATTTCCATCCTTGCAG ATAAAATCGAAGCCAAATTTATGGAAATTAAATCCGAAATGGAAGAGCAAAATAAGATCATCTTTATTGCTATTGTATCCATCTCCACCATCTTCTTGCTCTTCATCATCGCTGCTGTGATCACTATGGCAAAACTATTCAGGACCAAACC aaAAGAACAAACCGACGTATAA
- the LOC138772298 gene encoding spore coat assembly protein ExsA-like isoform X1, which translates to MISGSTGRPIAGRTNGYYINHGHVTHGGVDKVPAVTGMAAQTRPFPTDNDELPNVTELPKSDNKELPEMTPIPDYDEIPATPLPDADYQELQTVTPVPDDDEFLTTTAPECDNEEIPTPLPEPVYNEEIPTISAEPAGNEEIPTVTTDPDYDESPIMTPEPVDYDELQTVTPIPVVEYDEIPAMTPDLADNDEIPTMTPAPLPDYDEIQTMTPVLDHDDIPAMIFDPSGHDELPKMTPSAADSEGSSSPAATSPASPSPPAGDISILADKIEAKFMEIKSEMEEQNKIIFIAIVSISTIFLLFIIAAVITMAKLFRTKPKEQTDV; encoded by the exons ATGATAAGTGGCTCAACAGGACGCCCTATAGCAG GACGGACCAATGGATATTACATAAACCATGGACATGTGACACACGGCGGGGTCG ACAAGGTTCCCGCTGTTACCGGGATGGCAGCACAGACACGCCCATTCCCCACCGATAATGACG AATTACCGAATGTGACAGAATTACCTAAGTCAGACAATAAAG AATTACCAGAAATGACCCCTATACCGGACTATGACG AAATACCAGCAACTCCTTTACCTGATGCAGACTATCAAG AATTACAGACAGTGACACCTGTACCTGATGATGACG AATTCTTGACAACTACTGCACCTGAGTGTGACAATGAGG AAATACCAACTCCTTTACCTGAACCAGTATACAATGAAG aaATACCAACAATATCTGCTGAACCAGCAGGCAATGAAG AAATACCAACAGTGACAACTGATCCAGATTATGACG aatcCCCTATAATGACTCCTGAACCAGTGGATTATGATG AATTACAGACAGTGACTCCTATACCTGTAGTGGAGTATGATG AAATACCAGCAATGACTCCTGATCTGGCAGACAATGATG AAATTCCAACAATGACACCTGCACCTTTACCGGACTATGACG AAATTCAGACAATGACACCTGTACTGGACCATGATG ataTACCAGCTATGATTTTTGATCCATCAGGACATGACG AACTACCAAAAATGACACCGTCTGCTGCTGATAGTGAGG GCTCGAGCTCACCAGCAGCAACGTCTCCGGCATCACCATCTCCACCGGCGGGCGACATTTCCATCCTTGCAG ATAAAATCGAAGCCAAATTTATGGAAATTAAATCCGAAATGGAAGAGCAAAATAAGATCATCTTTATTGCTATTGTATCCATCTCCACCATCTTCTTGCTCTTCATCATCGCTGCTGTGATCACTATGGCAAAACTATTCAGGACCAAACC aaAAGAACAAACCGACGTATAA